Genomic segment of Hippocampus zosterae strain Florida chromosome 12, ASM2543408v3, whole genome shotgun sequence:
CTGTACTAaccttttctgaaaaaaaaagttattcgcttcaattgtttattttgtcttgCACATTTCAAGATGAAGTGCGTACGGGAAAATATCGCCAACTCTTTCACCCCGAGCAGCTGATCTCAGGAAAAGAAGATGCGGCAAACAACTATGCCCGTGGACACTACACCATCGGCAGAGAGATAATTGACTCTGTTCTCGACAGAATCCGCAAATTGGTGAGTGTCATTTTTTCATATCTATTTAACCACAGCGGTATCGAAGAGTATTAgcaatttggggaaaaaaatgctattttaggCTTCTGGAGCATAGCTTGAAAGCTTCCTGGAATTAAAACTATTCAAATTTTGTGTCTGTATCTGCAGTCTGACCAGTGCACTGGTCTTCAAGGCTTTTTGGTCTTCCACTCTTTTGGTGGAGGCACAGGGTCTGGTTTcacctccctcctcatggaGCGACTATCTGTTGATTACGGGAAGAAATCCAAACTTGAGTTTGCAATCTACCCAGCCCCTCAAGTCTCTACTGCAGTGGTGGAGCCCTACAATTCCATTCTGACCACTCACACCACCCTTGAGCACTCCGACTGCGCCTTCATGGTGGACAATGAAGCAATCTATGACATCTGTCGTCGAAACCTCGACATTGAACGTCCGTCTTACACCAACCTCAACCGCCTTATCAGTCAGATTGTGTCATCTATCACGGCCTCTCTTCGCTTTGACGGCGCCTTGAATGTTGACCTGACAGAGTTCCAAACCAATTTAGTGCCCTACCCTCGTATCCACTTCCCTCTGGCCACATATGCTCCTGTCATTTCTGCAGAGAAGGCCTATCACGAGCAGCTTTCTGTGGCCGAAATCACCAATGCTTGCTTTGAGCCAGCCAACCAGATGGTCAAGTGCGATCCTCGTCATGGCAAATACATGGCCTGTTGTCTGCTGTATCGTGGTGAAGTAGTGCCCAAAGATGTTAATGTTGCCATCGCTGCCATCAAAACCAAACGCAGCATCCAGTTTGTGGACTGGTGTCCTACTGGTTTCAAAGTGGGCATCAACTACCAGCCTCCAACAGTGGTTCCTGGGGGAGATCTTGCCAAGGTGCAGAGGGCTGTGTGCATGCTGAGCAACACCACAGCCATCGCTGAGGCCTGGGCCCGCCTGGACCACAAGTTTGATCTCATGTATGCCAAGAGGGCCTTTGTGCATTGGTATGTGGGAGAAGGAATGGAGGAAGGAGAGTTCTCAGAGGCCCGAGAGGATATGGCTGCCCTGGAGAAGGATTATGAAGAGGTCGGAATTGACTCCTATGAAGATGACGAGGAAGGAGATGAATACTAGACACATTTGGTTATTTATTAAGTAGCAAAGTATGAGTGTCAACATCGCTTCATTATCgggtctacttttttttctacccatTAAATATCTCAACATATTTTGTCTGTTGTCTATGTGGTTGGACTATTTTTGCCATAAAGTTTCATCAGCATTATAGTTCAGGAAACAGGGAAAGTTCTGTTGCTCCAATGACACAACAATTTAGCAAAACAGATTCATGTACAATGCAAAAGTCAACACCCCTGTTttaatgccaggtttttgtggtatgaaaaaagagacaataataaataatttggaGAAAACTCAACCATGATTATGACCTATAACTTGCACAACTTCATTGAGAAAAAtaggttggtttgttttttcaaaaagagaaataaaaacaactcagATAATGTGTGGGCAAAAGTAAGCAGTCACAGtaaaactcatgttaaatgactTAAATGAAACTCCCACCATCTAGTGTTGCAGTGTGATGAGAAAAAGGCTAAAAGTTAGATTTGGTGCATACGTTTTTGCCAAGCAACTTTTCAGTATTAGTCTCATTTGAAAGCTGGTAAAATGTACCGGTAGAGTGTGAAACAGGTGAGAAACTCAacggcattttgtttttgtggcaagGAGAGTCATCAAAATCCACTTCATCTGAAAACACTGCAATTGTACTTTCTCGCCTATAAGTGGCAATGTTGTCCACAATTATGCAGGAGTGAAGACACTCATCTCcactttaaccctggagaacccaagaaccttcttttttctttctttctttaaatgactgctatatgctCACTGATtaccaaaatgtatgtttttttcaaatattcaacgttttaatcctaatttaggccAAATATGACCCTTTGGGTTTTAAGGGCAGCATttaagtagcagaatttatagggtccaaatttgacccagtgggttctccagggttaaaaaaacacttgatttGAAAGTTCTCCGACTGCCCCAAAATGGCATTGAACTTTTCACGTGTTCCACATTTTACTCTTCCCCGTCTTTCAAATGAGACCCACCATGAAAAATCCgattggcaattttttttaaatgaatttggtTTGAAAAGTCCTACATCACCATTTTGACTGTAAAAATCGTGGCGTAGAAAATACAAATGTTGCTGGAATTAATGGAGTCAATTCCAGCGTTGTCTTGCACTTAGGACAGAACAggtgtgtacctaataaagtgaccGTCTagttcataggtgtcaaactcaggtcctggagggccgctgtcctgcatgttttccacttctaactgttgcaacacacctgattcaaatgaacaggttcaatgtcaggcttgcgcagagcttgctgatgatctgatcatttgaatcaggtgtgttgcatcagggagacttggaaaaccacgatatcctttatttgtcccacactggggaaatttacagcctccagcagcaagaatgtaggtagaaagaagaaaaaacaacaaacaccgttcaattaagtgcaatataaacacaaaatggataaatcgcagtgctatttacaattatacattaataataatacatgcaggacagcggaccTCCAGgacatgagtttgacacccttggctCTCGTTCATTCTGTGCTGCCTGCACTTTCAACATCGCAGCAATGGGTGTCAGTCTTACCACATCACTTATGTGTACTCGTTATAACTCCACAttatcattttactttgacatctttgtgtttttttcctcactctcTTATTGTCCCCAGCATCAATATGCAGGTCGTTAAAGCCTAGTCGTGTAATTTAATGGTTAACCGCACAACACTCCCCTCTTTCCTCCACGCCACGGTCCACGCTTCATAAGCCGTGTGCAGCCTCTTGAGGCTCAGTCAGTCAGCCCACGGAAGGAgcccacacgcacacgtacacgatGGCTCTAGCAGAAGCGTCCAAGCAACGCGACGACTCGCACTTTCCGGAAATCGTCGAGCTGAACGTCGGGGGACAGGTGTACGTCACCCGGCTGCAAACTCTCGTTGCGGTGCCGGATTCGCTCCTTTGGCACATGTTCAGCCGCCGGACCCCCAAGGAACTGGCCAGAGACACCAAGGGCCGCTTCTTCCTGGACCGAGACGGTTTCTTGTTCCGTTACGTACTCGACTATCTGCGCGACCAGACCTTAGTGCTCCCGGACTACTTCCCGGAGAGGAGCCGACTGAGGAGGGAGGCGGACTTCTTTCAGCTTCGAGAGCTGGCCAAGAGGCTCTGCCCACAAGTGAGTAAGGACAACTCCGTCAGTGAGGAGATTAGCCACAGCGATACCGAGGACAGCTCGCTCCAAGGCAGCCAGCCGCCGTGCGCATCGGCCGGAGGCGCGGATGCAACGTTACGCACCAGCACGGCCGTGCGCTCCCCGTCTATGGACTCCAGGAAGTCGGGCTACATCACTGTTGGCTACCGCGGATCATACACCATCGGCCGGGACATCCAGACCGACGCCAAATTCCGCAGGGTGGCGCGCATCACTGTGTGCGGGAAGACATCCCTGGCCAAAGAGGTGTTCGGAGACACGCTCAACGAGAGCAGAGACCCGGACCGTCCGCCGGAGAGGTACACGTCGCGCTACTACCTCAAGTATAATTTCCTGGAGCAGGCTTTTGACAAGCTCGCCGAGGTGGGCTTCCACATGGTGGCATGCAGCTCTACGGGCACCTGCGCCTACACCAGCAATGACCCCGGCGAGGATAAAATCTGGACAAGTTACACCGAATATGTCTTCTGTCGAGAACAGTAGCCAGAGtactttttaaatggaaataaatgatGCCCCTTTATTCGACTACATCCTTGGAATATTAATTACCCGTATCACCAGATACGATTCAGAGATTACAATGCAGCCCTCCAAAAATCCATACAAATGTAGAACTATGGTTATCGACCATGTGTTTCACAACCTTTACTGAGCTACGCACATATTTACCACCCGACAAAGTTACAAGAAGTATATAGACAACACTGAATCCCCGCCTATCtgcaaattgatttttggacCGCATCCTCCATTAAAtgttgaaaaactcacctatctgctgtttttttggtttccaaCTGGTGCCAAGTAAATGTTAGGTAAttagcttcatttagacaaatgtACTCCTTTGCTGCTATCTTGTGGCCTTTTTAGGGATGCTGTCAATTACAGTACTTGTGGATTTTCACCTTTGGCAGTGGGGCTCTGTTGCAACCCCCTGTTGAATAAGTAAAATTGAGATGATGTATGGTcatagtggaagagcatttcattgttctgcctgtcacacTATACATCGCTGGCATATGAACAAAGCTACATCATTCGTATAAGTTTTGGACCAATGACGTGGCATTGTTACATACTAAAAACAATGTTCTTGAtcctgtgtgtgcatatgtgacaagttgctaaaaaaaaaatcaggctccAATAATATAATTCGAGATGGAACTATTAActttgttttgattgacattgtaGAGAGTGAGTGATATTATTTTTGGCCCATGTTGAGAATCAAAGTCTTAAGAACACAAAATTTGAATGTAATCCAATCAAAACTGTGACCTGTGTTATGAAATAAATGACTGCGCAGACAGACACTATCCAGTCTAGTGCAAAGCAGCGTGATACAACTAAACATTCATCTCGGTAGAAGGCCGACATCTGATTTTCAATTGACTGCTGTCTTAATTAGGAAGATTAAGGTGGCAAAGTTCTCACAAAGGGGCTGCCAGATCACTCCTGCACTTCGCTGTATATAAAAAGTTCTTTCGTCCTTTGCATATTGATCTTGTCCAATAAAAAGCATGTATTTGTattgtcttttttgttcttttttttcttttgattagAAACAAGAAAATGGACAAAGAAAGTCAGTTGTTGGTATGGCAATAGCTGCTTCAGCTAATAGTAGCATCATTGCAACAAGACGCGGTGTACCTCACCAACGCAGTGATTTCTTTGTGTGTATGAATAAACTCAGAATACTGATGTTATGGGAGTACTTTTTTTCGGTGTCTGAGTATGTTCCAGCGATCTTTTCTTGTCTATCGTGTGTGCAAGTCTGTCCTCTAAACAAACACTAAAAATCTGTCCAAGTGTCCATCCAAACTACAACACGAGCAGATGAAGGTACATGCATACTGAAAATTGGGGCAAATTCGAGCATTTTCCCTCACTTAGGATCAAAGTCGGCAAAGGGCAGATTATTGGATGTCTGCAAAAGATCATCCAGAGCAAATATACTGTGATGATCTAATTTGCTTCGACTGCTacccttttttgtattttccagaAGACTAAATGCTTTTCATTGCTCAGACTTCGTACTACGACCGATATCTGGTTTGGGGAaggagactgtgtgtgtgtgtgtgtgtgtgtgtgtgtgtgtgtgtgtttgtggtgctatgttgttttgtgttttttgttattgtaaagtgtccttgggtgtctggaaatgtgcttataaataaaatgtattattattgttatgttGGTGATCTCGAGTGTACCCCACAACAGAAGAGCAGAGCTGTGTTGTCTctcttgtttaaaaaatgcGTTATGTTGTTAAAGTCAGTATGCGTGCATCCTGCTGAAGCGATTTTGTCAACTTCGCTAGCAACACAATATTTCCATACACTGTACATTTCTTTCACATAAATTGAGATGCGCTACATGCTAATCGTGCAGCTGTGCGCACATGCTGTCAGTGTGTGTCATATGAGGGATCcccttgaaataaaatgacattaaattagaaagtttttttgttttgttgttttagcagTTGTAATTGTCTATCCATCCGTGCATCCATTCGTCcatttttgaaagtgctttGTCCTTGTTAGGGTCATGGGTAGGTGAAGGAATCAAGAACCGGTTCCAACTTAGCTGTTCAATCAGAGCTGTAAACCTTGTTCTTGACTGTTTATGAATACTGCCGTGTTTAACTGTATTTAGGTCATGTGGGGCACCTGGCCAGTCATCGCTGTAATTCTTGTGTGGTCTTGTGATTGCGTGAG
This window contains:
- the LOC127611535 gene encoding tubulin alpha chain-like isoform X1; amino-acid sequence: MRECISVHIGQAGVQMGNTCWELYCYEHDIQPDGQMPGEKSIGGHDDSFTTFFSETGAGKYVPRAVFVDLEPTVVDEVRTGKYRQLFHPEQLISGKEDAANNYARGHYTIGREIIDSVLDRIRKLSDQCTGLQGFLVFHSFGGGTGSGFTSLLMERLSVDYGKKSKLEFAIYPAPQVSTAVVEPYNSILTTHTTLEHSDCAFMVDNEAIYDICRRNLDIERPSYTNLNRLISQIVSSITASLRFDGALNVDLTEFQTNLVPYPRIHFPLATYAPVISAEKAYHEQLSVAEITNACFEPANQMVKCDPRHGKYMACCLLYRGEVVPKDVNVAIAAIKTKRSIQFVDWCPTGFKVGINYQPPTVVPGGDLAKVQRAVCMLSNTTAIAEAWARLDHKFDLMYAKRAFVHWYVGEGMEEGEFSEAREDMAALEKDYEEVGIDSYEDDEEGDEY
- the LOC127611535 gene encoding tubulin alpha chain-like isoform X2, whose translation is MGNTCWELYCYEHDIQPDGQMPGEKSIGGHDDSFTTFFSETGAGKYVPRAVFVDLEPTVVDEVRTGKYRQLFHPEQLISGKEDAANNYARGHYTIGREIIDSVLDRIRKLSDQCTGLQGFLVFHSFGGGTGSGFTSLLMERLSVDYGKKSKLEFAIYPAPQVSTAVVEPYNSILTTHTTLEHSDCAFMVDNEAIYDICRRNLDIERPSYTNLNRLISQIVSSITASLRFDGALNVDLTEFQTNLVPYPRIHFPLATYAPVISAEKAYHEQLSVAEITNACFEPANQMVKCDPRHGKYMACCLLYRGEVVPKDVNVAIAAIKTKRSIQFVDWCPTGFKVGINYQPPTVVPGGDLAKVQRAVCMLSNTTAIAEAWARLDHKFDLMYAKRAFVHWYVGEGMEEGEFSEAREDMAALEKDYEEVGIDSYEDDEEGDEY
- the LOC127611225 gene encoding BTB/POZ domain-containing protein KCTD12-like produces the protein MALAEASKQRDDSHFPEIVELNVGGQVYVTRLQTLVAVPDSLLWHMFSRRTPKELARDTKGRFFLDRDGFLFRYVLDYLRDQTLVLPDYFPERSRLRREADFFQLRELAKRLCPQVSKDNSVSEEISHSDTEDSSLQGSQPPCASAGGADATLRTSTAVRSPSMDSRKSGYITVGYRGSYTIGRDIQTDAKFRRVARITVCGKTSLAKEVFGDTLNESRDPDRPPERYTSRYYLKYNFLEQAFDKLAEVGFHMVACSSTGTCAYTSNDPGEDKIWTSYTEYVFCREQ